The DNA segment GAATCTTTCTGCTCTTGCAGCTGGTTGGCGTTTTCCACCTCTTCCTTCAGTTTCTCAAGTTCCTGTGGGAACGGAAATGAGGTCAAAGCTCAGAGGCTTCACAATCAAGCAGCTGAAGGTGTTGAATTCTCACCTGCTCTTTAGCTTTGAGTTCAGCCTCCAGCTCCTCGATGGTTtgattcagttctgttttctgAGTTTTGATGACGCTGGTTTGTGCGCTAACACACTCCAGCTCCGTCACCTGAcgtcacacacaacaacacaacatgtGAGCTGTCACATATTCCACAGAAAGACAGAATTTGATTGAGTGGTGAGTTtcttgatgacatcatcaatcATTCAGAGAATTTTACACAGCTGGTCTCACGCGTTTGTGGAGTCTCTCGGCCTCGTCCTGATATGCCGCCAGCTGCTGTTTCCACTGTTTGACGTTGGCGGTGGATTCCAGCAGCGCTGCCGTCAGTTTGGCGTTGTTTCCCTTCAGAGCGGCGAGCTCGGCCTCCCAGTGTTTGGTGATGGACGTGGAGCTGCGTGAAGAACATCT comes from the Triplophysa rosa unplaced genomic scaffold, Trosa_1v2 scaffold410, whole genome shotgun sequence genome and includes:
- the LOC130550723 gene encoding homer protein homolog 1: LSCDSHLLRCSSRSSTSITKHWEAELAALKGNNAKLTAALLESTANVKQWKQQLAAYQDEAERLHKRVTELECVSAQTSVIKTQKTELNQTIEELEAELKAKEQELEKLKEEVENANQLQEQKDSLAQKLQEKELRNAELEAQLSDLEQRLDNSQLEGESFRKSLRSLLDLLDGKIFELTELRDTLAKLIESGSS